The sequence CGGAAGACCGCCATATGGTGATAACTGGTACCGGTTCACAACCGGGAAGTTCCAGGATGCAGTCTGACCGGTGACAAAGACATTGTGCTGAGAGTCAATATCGATGTCATATCCAAAGTCATCGTGTTCCCCACCAAAGTATGTTGAAAAGACAAGCTCATTTCCTGTTGGATCAAGCTTTGCCATCCATGCATCATACCCGCCTGCAAGAGCGTTTCGGTATGCGTTCTTTACGGGGAAGTTTGGCGAGTTCGTTCCACCGGTTATGTACGCATTTCCTTGTTCATCGATTACAAGTCCGGTACCTTCGTCAGTACCAGTACCTCCGATGTAGGTAATATATACAAGATCAGTTCCATCAGGATTCACTTTTACAACAAAAGCATCCTTTTCTCCACCACCAAAGTATGGCTGAATGCTCCCTGGAGCCAGTCCTTCCGCTGAAATTTCTCCAGCACTCAAAGCAGACTGATTTGCTGGCGGATTATGATTTGCTAAGGGATCTTTTTCATTATTTTTGAAATATTTCAGATGATCAGACCAGGATGTTCCAATAAAGTAGGCATAACCACCTTCATCAACTTTAATAGAATTCCCCTGATCACGACCCTCACCTCCGAAATAAAGTGAATATCTCAGGATAGGATCAATTACCAGTGGAAGGGTTTTATCATATTCTCCTACATTAAAGGTAACCGTAGAGTTATCACCAACAACGTATGAACATACAACCTCTGTTTTGGTTCCATTAATCTCCTGGTATGCTGTCGGCGCTTCATCAACTATCTCTCGTGCTGGTGTCTGAATAACCAAATCACCGGTGGTCTCATTCAGACTCATTCCCGTGTGACCCTGGTATACCAGCATAATCTGGCTTGGATCTGCACCTGCATCAAGAATAAATTCACTCTTTAAAAGACCTTCAGTTCCTGATACCGTATAATCAATACCAGGGTACACATCCTCGTATTTGACACCAGAAGTCAGGGTTGCTCCGGTAACCCATGCTGACGGATCTGTGCCATAATAGAAGTTTGCGGTCCCGTTTAGCGGATTCAGTCCAATAATCTTCTTTTCAGGATTCGAACCGTTCAGCATCATAAATACCGAACTGTTACCAGGACTGTGACTAAACTCCATCCCATCTTCAAAGACCGTAATTACCTGGTCTGTTGAACGGGTCTGGTACGATACATTGTCTTCAAACTGCCCATTGTTCTGGATAAAAACCAGGGGCATAGAAGCTACATTTGCCTGCAGAGCCTTTGATTCTTCGATGATATTCTCATCTGCAGATACGAAAGTACCTGATAATAAGAATATGGCCAGAATAAGGCACCACACAGTCTTCGCATTCCCCATCATACAAATTACCCGCGGTCGAACGTTATGTATACGGATCTATAATTCACAAACGATTAAAAACATATCGAAAGATCTGGTCATTCGGAGTAATATTATTCAGCTCTCATTGAGAATCACGCTGTAAATTATAGAAAAGAATAATCAAATATTATAAAAATTATAAAAAGAATTCGTCGAAAATTAATTCCTGAATCTTAAAAATATTATTGATTTCTCATTTTATTGACTGATGTCAGTTCGAATTTTTTTCTCAAACAAACATTTTCATATCTGAATTTAGCGCAATAAATGACCCAAAGCGCAGGACCAGACCAATGCATCTATCAATCAGCAGGGCCAACAACATCAGTATACGTGACAGAGCCAGTTAATCATCATATACGTGAAGAATCGGCATTCTCCCTGCCGCTTTATTCACCAGTATTACTCTATGAACTCAACCAGACAGACTATATTATCCGGACATCAGGAAAAGAATACTCGCTGATCACACCGACCGGTCTACACCTTCAAAAGGTTTGGCTCACCGGAGCCCTCACATCATATGAGATAATGCGACATGAAGGAATTTTGAGAATTGCTGATCCTACTGGTGCAATGAGTTTTTCATTAAAACCACAAGCTCTGGATCCTTCACTCGAACCTTCTGATCTGGTACCACCTTTATTTCTATCAATAACCGCACATGCTGAAAAAGGAAACCAGGGAGAGGAAAAAATCAGATGGGTTATTGAATCATGCACCATTGCATCGAGACAGGATCGGGATGGATGGATACTTGAAACAACACATCAACTCCTAAACAGATTACATACCCTGAATACGTTTATCAAAACAGGCGAAGGACATAACAGTCTCAATAATGCCAGAAAACACTATAATATCCAGATAAAGAATCTCAAAAATCTGGCAGAACAATCTGGAAAAGCATTGGACGTCGTGAAAGGACCAGGGCCAGTTATCAATCCGGCAGAACTTATCCTATCAATTATTACCGAATACTCAGGACCAAAAGGGATACAAATTGAAGATATTTTCAAATATGCGAAAAGAGCAGCTTTTTCTGAAGAAATCGTAAAAACCACGATAAAACAATTGATTGAGGAAGATGAAGTATACCAGCCAGCTGCAGGTTTCATAAAATTGCTTTGATGATATCAGATGAATATTGATTTTTTTCCTGATGGCCCGGCAGTCCAGATAGAGGAAGAAAGCAGAATTCTTTTTTTTGCAGACATTCACATGGGGATAGAGCATGAATTGCAGAAACACGGATTTCATTTCAGGACGAAAGGAAAAGAACGAATTACAAGAATTTGTAATCTTATAAAAGAAGCAGAACCGGATCTTGTGGTAATCCTGGGAGATGTTAAACATCGGATTCCAGGAACCTCTTTTCAGGAGTTTTATGAATTACAGGATCTTTTTCTGGCTATCCGGAAGATCTCTCCGTTTTGTGTAACTCCTGGAAATCATGATCCAGGTATTGAAGAATTTTTAAAACCTGAGGAGATTAGAAACAAAGAGGGATCACTCATAGATCAAGTTGGAGCTTTGCATGGACACATGGTTCCGGATCCTGCAATCCAGGGAAGGTTAATTCTCTGCGGACACCATCACCCGATAGTCTCTCTATCTGACCAGGTAGGAGTCGCTCTTCGAACTCCATGTTTTATTCTGGGAGAACTTGATCCTCATATCTTCTCAGAAGAAAATAATGAAGACGAAATATCCAGAATCCTGATGGTTCCATCATGTAATGAGCTCACCGGATATGGCATAGAAAAGACCTTCCGATCTCCATTCTCTCCTCTCTCCCGTTCTTTAGTAATTGAATCAGCAGAAATACTCCTTCCGGACGGGACATATGCAGGAGACCTTCTCTCTCACCTCCAGAATGACACAAAAGCATCATCTTGACAGCCGGGTCATAGATGTTATCCGTGACCGTGGATTTTCCGAACTTTCAGAAGTTCAGGAACAGGCAATTCCTAAAATTCTGAGTGGAGACCATCTTCTATTAATTGCCCCG comes from Methanospirillum hungatei and encodes:
- a CDS encoding metallophosphoesterase, whose translation is MNIDFFPDGPAVQIEEESRILFFADIHMGIEHELQKHGFHFRTKGKERITRICNLIKEAEPDLVVILGDVKHRIPGTSFQEFYELQDLFLAIRKISPFCVTPGNHDPGIEEFLKPEEIRNKEGSLIDQVGALHGHMVPDPAIQGRLILCGHHHPIVSLSDQVGVALRTPCFILGELDPHIFSEENNEDEISRILMVPSCNELTGYGIEKTFRSPFSPLSRSLVIESAEILLPDGTYAGDLLSHLQNDTKASS